From the genome of Prochlorococcus marinus XMU1419, one region includes:
- a CDS encoding Mrp/NBP35 family ATP-binding protein, with product MTTIEDANFALQKVLDAGSQKNVIELAWIKNVRVSIPRVIVTLSLPSFANSQRERIVKEVRKVLLDFEDIDDVQIEIDNNPSKTESKNQSNVPDLQKIDGIQHIIAVSSGKGGVGKSTIAVNLACSLAKLGLKTGLLDSDIYGPNTPSMMGVAEQYPKVTEGSGSDQRLIPINKYGISLVSMGFLIEEGQPVIWRGPMLNSIIRQFLYQVEWNNLDFLVIDLPPGTGDAQISLSQSVPISGAIVVTTPQQVSLQDARRGLAMFKQLGVPLLGIVENMSVFIPPDMPSKKYEIFGKGGGQILAKENDLPLLAQIPIEIPLVDESNKGVPISISQPNIESSIVFGNLAQLIKKKFC from the coding sequence ATGACCACAATAGAAGATGCGAATTTTGCTTTACAGAAAGTTTTAGATGCTGGATCACAGAAAAATGTAATTGAATTAGCTTGGATTAAAAACGTAAGAGTATCTATACCGAGAGTAATCGTAACATTATCATTACCATCATTTGCGAATTCTCAGAGAGAAAGAATTGTGAAAGAGGTTAGAAAAGTATTACTGGATTTTGAAGATATTGATGATGTTCAAATAGAGATAGATAATAATCCTTCCAAAACAGAATCTAAAAATCAAAGTAATGTTCCTGATTTGCAGAAGATTGATGGAATTCAACATATCATAGCTGTTAGCAGTGGTAAAGGTGGAGTGGGAAAAAGTACCATTGCTGTTAATTTAGCTTGTTCTCTAGCTAAATTAGGCTTAAAAACTGGTTTACTGGATTCGGATATATATGGACCTAATACTCCCTCAATGATGGGAGTTGCCGAACAGTATCCAAAGGTTACAGAAGGTAGTGGCAGTGATCAAAGGTTAATACCAATAAATAAATATGGAATTTCATTAGTATCAATGGGTTTTCTCATAGAAGAAGGTCAGCCAGTTATATGGAGAGGACCAATGCTTAATAGTATAATCCGACAATTTTTGTACCAAGTTGAATGGAATAATCTTGATTTTTTGGTTATTGACTTGCCTCCAGGAACAGGAGATGCTCAAATCTCCCTTTCTCAATCTGTTCCTATTTCTGGAGCTATTGTTGTAACTACTCCTCAACAAGTATCTTTGCAAGATGCAAGGAGGGGGTTAGCAATGTTTAAACAACTTGGAGTGCCTCTACTGGGAATTGTAGAAAATATGTCAGTATTTATTCCGCCGGATATGCCAAGTAAAAAATATGAAATTTTTGGCAAAGGTGGTGGACAAATATTAGCTAAAGAAAATGATTTACCATTATTAGCCCAAATTCCTATTGAAATCCCTCTCGTTGATGAAAGCAATAAAGGTGTACCAATCTCAATAAGCCAGCCAAATATAGAAAGTTCTATTGTATTTGGTAATTTAGCTCAATTAATTAAGAAAAAATTTTGTTAA
- a CDS encoding lipid-A-disaccharide synthase-related protein produces the protein MSHSLLFICNGHGEDVIALEIIKRLLKKIKNKSIEVLPLVGNGDVFNSIKSKNFRKIGYLKELPSGGFSNQSLKGFLLDLFAGFLIDNLRNFLLVKQKSKHNYKIVAVGDFLPLLYAWSSECEFSFIGTPKSDHTWSSGPGWDLSDFYHKLKGSEWDPWEMFLMTSPRCKNLIMRDEITASNLKRKNIDAKYLGNPMMDFVNTKNENLSKIISFNRIILLVGSRYPEAFKNLDNFLSCLQDLYLSKDLVILLPLSINANVIKIQSYLNKYGFKKQSKVKFLIDEDSVWKREGQYILIGKGKFNLWANMAEVGLSNAGTATEQITGLGIPSLSLPGSGPQFTKSFAKRQSRLLGGSVLVCKNKKILLRRLSLLLKEKVDRLEQAKIGKKRMGESGASKKIVDYINLHLLS, from the coding sequence GTGTCTCATTCTCTATTATTTATATGTAATGGTCATGGAGAAGATGTAATAGCATTGGAAATAATCAAAAGATTACTAAAAAAAATAAAAAATAAAAGTATTGAAGTTTTACCGTTAGTAGGGAATGGAGATGTATTTAATTCAATTAAATCAAAGAATTTTCGTAAAATAGGATATTTAAAAGAGCTACCTAGTGGAGGTTTTAGTAATCAAAGTCTGAAGGGATTTTTGCTTGATTTGTTTGCAGGATTTTTAATTGATAATTTAAGGAATTTTTTACTTGTAAAACAAAAGTCAAAACATAACTACAAAATTGTTGCAGTAGGCGATTTCTTGCCATTACTTTATGCCTGGAGTTCAGAATGCGAATTTAGTTTTATTGGAACTCCCAAAAGTGATCATACTTGGAGTAGTGGCCCCGGTTGGGATTTAAGCGATTTTTATCATAAGTTAAAAGGTTCTGAATGGGATCCATGGGAAATGTTTTTAATGACATCTCCAAGATGTAAAAATTTAATTATGAGAGACGAAATCACGGCTAGTAATTTGAAAAGAAAAAATATTGATGCAAAATATTTGGGTAATCCGATGATGGATTTTGTTAATACAAAAAATGAGAATTTATCAAAGATTATTTCTTTTAATAGAATTATTTTATTAGTTGGAAGTAGATACCCTGAGGCTTTTAAAAATCTTGATAATTTTCTAAGTTGTTTGCAAGATTTATATTTATCAAAGGATTTGGTAATACTTTTGCCTTTGAGCATTAATGCCAATGTAATTAAAATTCAAAGTTATTTAAATAAATATGGTTTTAAAAAACAGAGTAAAGTTAAATTTCTAATTGATGAAGATTCAGTATGGAAAAGGGAAGGTCAATACATATTGATTGGAAAAGGAAAATTCAATTTATGGGCCAATATGGCAGAAGTTGGCTTGTCTAATGCAGGAACTGCTACAGAGCAAATTACTGGCCTTGGAATTCCATCTCTTTCTCTACCGGGATCTGGACCACAATTTACAAAATCATTTGCAAAAAGGCAATCAAGATTACTGGGAGGTAGTGTTTTAGTCTGTAAGAATAAAAAAATCCTTTTAAGACGTTTAAGTTTACTTTTGAAAGAAAAAGTTGATAGGTTAGAACAAGCAAAAATTGGAAAGAAGAGAATGGGAGAATCCGGCGCTAGTAAGAAAATTGTAGATTATATAAACCTGCATTTGTTATCTTAG
- a CDS encoding cofactor assembly of complex C subunit B — protein sequence MSYSLNSTLLLTILLFIGLFFFLRASSKDRTTVVEISSSQKPIKVLNGLCEWLNLRGWKQTGGDFEKRILIFKGQVVSSKFLAIFLGFLGGFGSCALGLVIIQIYPEFGWWPILLGLIGGPLSGIVYFKKSAREEKFELRLINENDNDSTLMRLRAHRDELISLENELGEKLQLKSDGSLFKTPI from the coding sequence ATGTCCTATTCCTTAAATTCAACATTATTGCTGACAATTCTTTTATTCATAGGATTATTTTTTTTTCTTAGGGCTTCAAGCAAAGATAGAACAACCGTCGTTGAGATTTCATCTTCTCAAAAACCAATAAAGGTTTTAAATGGTTTATGTGAATGGCTTAATTTGAGGGGATGGAAGCAAACAGGAGGAGATTTTGAAAAAAGAATTTTAATATTTAAGGGACAAGTTGTTTCTAGTAAATTTTTAGCAATTTTTTTAGGTTTTCTTGGCGGTTTTGGTTCTTGTGCTTTGGGATTAGTAATTATTCAAATATATCCTGAATTTGGTTGGTGGCCAATTCTTTTAGGATTAATTGGTGGCCCTTTGTCGGGCATTGTTTATTTCAAAAAATCAGCAAGAGAGGAGAAGTTTGAATTAAGGTTGATAAATGAAAATGATAATGATTCAACTTTAATGAGATTAAGGGCCCATAGAGATGAATTAATCTCTTTAGAAAATGAACTTGGAGAAAAGCTCCAATTGAAAAGTGACGGTTCTTTATTTAAAACACCTATTTAA
- the hemF gene encoding oxygen-dependent coproporphyrinogen oxidase: protein MFREPPKNSREKTKNLLLTLQDKICSGLINVDGKGKFIEESWLREEGGGGRSRVLKNGSIFEQAGVNFSEVHGKELPQSIISQRPEAKGHEWFATGTSMVLHPKNPYIPTVHLNYRYFEAGPVWWFGGGADLTPFYPYLSDVRNFHNEHKKACEKIDKDLHKVFKPWCDEYFFLKHRNESRGIGGIFYDYQDGSGKIYRGNNKNGEASKASQNIGKSNLNWENLFSLAKNCGDAFLPSYLPIVENRASQKYTSHEREFQLYRRGRYVEFNLVWDRGTIFGLQTNGRTESILMSLPPLARWEYGYKAKNGSREEFLTSIFTKPQDWLNDKKLEKFCIENNIFD, encoded by the coding sequence ATGTTCAGAGAACCTCCTAAAAACTCGAGAGAGAAAACTAAAAATCTCTTATTAACTCTACAAGACAAAATTTGTTCAGGACTTATAAACGTTGATGGAAAAGGTAAATTTATAGAAGAATCCTGGCTAAGAGAGGAAGGTGGTGGTGGAAGATCAAGAGTATTAAAAAATGGTTCCATTTTTGAGCAAGCAGGAGTAAATTTCTCTGAAGTACATGGAAAAGAATTACCTCAATCTATAATCTCTCAAAGGCCCGAAGCAAAAGGTCATGAATGGTTCGCTACGGGAACTTCTATGGTATTGCATCCTAAGAATCCTTATATTCCTACAGTTCATCTGAATTATCGATATTTCGAGGCTGGTCCTGTTTGGTGGTTTGGAGGAGGTGCAGACTTAACCCCTTTTTATCCTTATCTTTCTGATGTGCGAAATTTCCACAACGAGCATAAAAAAGCTTGTGAGAAAATTGATAAAGATTTGCATAAAGTTTTCAAACCATGGTGTGATGAATATTTCTTTTTGAAGCATAGAAATGAATCAAGAGGTATAGGAGGTATTTTTTATGATTATCAAGATGGTTCAGGGAAGATTTATAGAGGAAATAATAAAAATGGAGAGGCATCAAAAGCTTCACAAAATATCGGCAAATCTAATCTAAATTGGGAGAATTTATTTTCTTTAGCGAAAAACTGCGGGGACGCATTCCTACCCTCTTATCTACCAATTGTTGAAAACAGAGCTTCTCAAAAATATACTTCTCATGAAAGAGAATTCCAGCTATATCGAAGAGGTAGATATGTCGAATTCAATTTAGTTTGGGACAGAGGGACAATTTTTGGACTACAAACCAACGGCAGAACTGAATCTATATTAATGTCATTACCGCCTTTAGCCAGATGGGAATATGGCTATAAAGCTAAAAATGGTTCACGAGAGGAATTTCTCACATCAATTTTTACAAAACCCCAAGACTGGTTAAATGATAAAAAGTTAGAGAAATTCTGTATAGAGAATAATATCTTTGATTAA
- a CDS encoding ribonuclease D, with protein sequence MTIENINIDFLYNDLTADLYNLYKKSSYLAIDSEAMGLIHGRDRLCLVQICNEFKRTSCIKIELNTSSSPHLKALLEDEKITKIFHYARFDVAALKCNLGINTKNIFCTKIASKLARTYTNKHGLKDLINELLGIELDKSSQSSDWGSKEDLTKDQLYYAANDVRYLIEAMHKLKVILERENRYELAKKCFETVPVHADLDILKFSNIFEH encoded by the coding sequence ATGACTATTGAAAATATAAATATTGATTTTCTTTATAACGATTTAACAGCAGATTTATACAATCTTTATAAAAAATCATCCTACTTAGCTATAGACAGTGAAGCAATGGGTTTGATTCATGGAAGAGATAGACTTTGTTTAGTACAAATATGCAATGAATTCAAAAGAACATCCTGTATAAAAATCGAACTAAACACATCTTCTTCACCTCATTTAAAAGCACTTCTCGAAGATGAGAAAATTACAAAAATTTTTCACTATGCTAGGTTTGATGTAGCAGCGCTAAAATGCAATCTTGGAATAAATACAAAAAATATTTTCTGTACAAAAATTGCTAGTAAATTAGCCAGAACTTATACAAATAAACACGGTTTAAAAGATTTAATTAATGAATTGTTAGGCATAGAATTGGATAAAAGCTCACAAAGCAGTGATTGGGGTAGCAAGGAAGATTTAACAAAAGATCAATTATATTATGCAGCAAATGATGTTAGATATTTAATTGAAGCTATGCATAAATTAAAAGTTATCTTAGAAAGAGAGAATAGATATGAATTAGCTAAAAAATGTTTCGAAACAGTTCCTGTTCATGCTGATTTAGACATACTTAAATTCTCAAATATATTTGAACATTAA